Proteins encoded together in one Actinomycetota bacterium window:
- a CDS encoding DnaB-like helicase C-terminal domain-containing protein, whose product EADFILAKHRNGPTDTVTVTFQGQYSRFAPMAARSL is encoded by the coding sequence GAGGCCGACTTCATCCTGGCCAAGCACCGCAACGGCCCCACCGACACCGTGACGGTCACGTTCCAGGGGCAGTACTCGCGGTTCGCCCCCATGGCGGCCCGGAGCCTCTAG